The sequence below is a genomic window from Montipora capricornis isolate CH-2021 chromosome 14, ASM3666992v2, whole genome shotgun sequence.
aacaGACGATTgcactcgtcaactgggggtgttCTAGGGCATTTTAGGTTTAAATCATtgaatgggttaagcagtcaatGTTGGAGTGCCCAGGGAATTGGCGCAgtggtggcgcagtggtgagagcactcgcctgccaccaatgtggccccgaggttcgattcctcgactcggcgccatatgtgggttgagtttgttggttatctactctgcaccgaagaggttttctccgggtactccgttttcctctctcctcaaaaaccaacatttgactgttgtgttaattgttaatttcactttacagtgtccccaattactgctccagcgctaaatctactagacacttaaataaaattcctttctttttttcccttccaTTAATCATAATTATGCTGTCTGTCCATCTTGTTTAAGAAACCAATATTGACACTGTTTCCTTGGACACCAATTAATTTTGCTGCCATGTCATGTCAAAGCCACCAATACCTGAAGACTGGTTTACACGTTAGGAcccaagcataagcacaagcaacatacaTGTACGCCAGACCCAGTAGCATTTGGATAATTGGTACCTTTCATTAGAACAAAAGACACTTATTAACAACAAGTTAATGCACCTGCTTTTATAATGGTTATGCTTGTGTCGTAAgtgtaaaccagcctttagCTATACACAGAGCTCTTTGTATACAAAAGACCTTTCTCATCcaatttttttagccttgcgCTATTGTTTATGTTTCTTTCCAATCTTAGATCTACTTTTACTCTTTGATTCTTTTCTATCAGTAAGATTATGGTCCATAAACCCAGCAACTTTTATAACATCTCTTGCACAGTTGTTATAATGTTTGAATCTATCAGGACCTAGTAGGATTCCCCCATACCACCGTGTTACAATGACAAcaatgtttcttgcttcaaggATTTGAAGAAGATGAAGCAACCTTCCACCAGCCATCGcctcaccatcatcatcacaatCTTGGAGAAACGAGTTTGCGATCCTTGCAAAAATTCTATATGCCATCACATTATGAGCAGCATTGCTTATTTTTCTATTTCGCCTCAGTTCTTCCATAACTTGTTTCACTTGTTCTTGAGTTACTACATGAGCAAGGTGAGCTTGAAAGGTGCTTTTTCTGTCTGTGAAAGGTTCACCATGAATAATCTCCGGCTTGTCTTCTAACTTTGCACTTTGAAGAGCCCCAACGTGCATTATCTTCTTGATCTGACACAGTTAATGATTCCAAATCAAAGTCACAAATTTCAGGTTCTTCATTACCACTGTCACTGACCTTTATTGAAACTGTTCCACCCACTTCCTCTTTCTTGCCTGAGGGAAGCAGAAAACCAAAATTCACCTCATGTAAATTTTCACTTACATGTAAGTTATGTGATGCTGTGGACTTCATCAAGCCCTAGCGTCAAATTTACCAATTATTACTGgtcatgtgaccagtttgttgaaaattgcctattaattttttttatgctgAAAATTCTTTCCCATGCTTTTCTTACCAAAAtttctgcatttttttaatcttaTAGGAAGTGCATAAAAGCAAATATTCTACTTCAGTTATTGATGGCCGTGTAGTTTAAACTTAagatttgtataggtaatcacatagttttgagtgcaatttggaataaataagctagagcaatttttttcaaagatgaacaAAATTGCATGAGCCCATAGGGAGAGTACAATAATTTgtattctttgaaaaaatttacaagtactTATTCATTCCAAATTCGCTATTTCACTTATCCCATAATGCAGTACGTTttggggggttctttacataaaaacaatacatgtcaagttatttactcttggaaCTGTATCACGCtgcagtgaactggatatccattgttctaatgcaaataacccccttGCCccacccccgccccccccccccctttcccccaaAAAAGAACTGGATTATGAGATTGGTGAAAATTGCAAAGTCATGCGATTAGTTTAACATTAATGATATACatactaaaaatatatatactgtctccactaatttcaattttctggactgtttgggattaattcacttgctctcagccaatcatcAGGAAATTTTTGCAAGTATACTGTGCATGAAACAAAGCAAATAGTATCACAGCGTTGATAGGAAATTTTAGTGCCGAGCGTGCGACAACAGTGCAGCACTACAGTCGATCACTGAGTCGATTGAGTTGCGAAATGGTTGCTTTCTGAGCTTATTTAATGGCGCATTTTGACAATATTTAATTGACCTGACAATCAGCTGATCAACAAGAAACTGAAATCGCGTCACCGAAAATTCTTAATACTATGATTTTCTGCGAATTAGCATATCGATAACATCTTCGCAAACACACACTAGCTATCAATCGctctttcaaagaaaagaaatcgaacTAAACTCGTCTGTGATTGCTTTATAATTACCTTCTTCTGTCCTTGATTGCTGACTTTTGTCAATAAATGCCCTCAAGGCTTCCACCCACTGATAAAGTAGAATTTCGCCATGATGATCGCGAGAAATTGTGTAAAACAAATCCGACACCTGGAATAGATCAGCTTCACACATCCACGCAgagtgaatttcaaaaacaggaGGTACTTTGGATGGATATTCCGGGGGCAAAAGAACTTGCAGAGTTGCAGACCACCACGAGTCGCTCTCGTGTGAAACGCGGATCTCGTAGATTCTTTTCGCTTCGTCGACGACAAGGAAATCTTGGCCGTAAATAGCAGACAGCGCTTCGATTTCTTCGATCTGTTCTGAGAGACTTTCCGTATCCATCCAGAAGGTGATCGTCTTTCCTTATCACCTCTTAATTGCTGCAGCTTATCAAACAATCAGAAAATACTGCAGAAAATACTGCATCAGCTGACGAAAATTTCATCTTCCGTCTTTCCGGGAAAATAGCGGCTCGTCAACCCAGCGGTTTCTCAAGAATCAAACAGCACTATGTGTAAAAAGCATAAATTGTCTATTTCACTTGACAAACTGACGAAATGGCGAACGCTTCATTTTACAGAGTTTTAGGAGTTTGGATCGTAGTTGTTCTCTTTCTCATTTTTCTGGTCATTCGGCTTGACAAAGAAACAGACTGGTTTTGGTTTATTATTTTCATTCCGTTTCTGATTTTTGACTGTTTTGTAATCTTCTTCATTTTGTTCCGAATATGTCGACATATCAAAGATGGCGTCGACCCAAACCGCTACAGCATCGCGAGAAAAGTTTGGTTCTTGTTCATGGTAGCCTCCAAGCTTAGTTTCATCATTGTACTTTGCTGTCGACTTGAGAATATCATTACTTCTTCGTATTACGTCGTCTTTGTTCCGCTATGGATATTCCTCCTCGGTCTAGGATGCGATGGGTCGGCTTGGGTTTGGGTTCTGGCCAACGCAAGAGGTTAAACGCTCGTTGAAGGTGTTTGCTCTTGATTAAATCACATGTCAGAGCAATAATATGCCCGGCCAGCTCCGATGACGATGGTCTTCATGTTGCGTAGAGTACCAGGTAGCTCGGtgaaaatgcaaaatattttcaTGCAATTTTCATTTACTTTAATGAAATGAGGAAGTGGCGGACTTTGCCTTGAGCCCCTGCAAGGCGGTGTCACTCGTACAAAATAAAGAACAGAAAATGGAACTTCCAAACTGGAAAGGGAGGACCAAGGAACGTTTTATTGAATATGTGAACCAGTTTGACCAACTGACTCCCAAGCCTGGTCAAAGAAAATTCACTCCTTATATGATGAACTGCACCTCCTGCAGGAGTCGCAAGTGTAATTCACTGATCTTCAATGTTAAACCACTGGTTTGGAGGTGGAATGAGAGTGGAGCTAAACTTGGTGGAAAGATCACTTCTCTTTAGAGGAGTATTGAATGATCTTTGCAAGGATCCATGCGATCTCTGTGTTTTATTTCATGAGCAGCGAGCACTTAGAGTTCTACTTGGAGCTACTCGGTAAATTTTCCGCTATGCTCCTTTTTATTGAAGTAGATCGAAAAGGGCTCAGTGCAATGTAGTAAAGCATTATTTCTGAACCAAAACATCGATGAAGAACAATTTATGAACTTTCAAGCCATGGTGGGAGCAAATTTCAATCAGAATTTGAGCATGCAAGtaattgcaaaaaataaattttgtgaGCTCAAGCAAGCAAGCACTTGTCTAAAATTTGCGAGCTAATCGAGCAACAGCCAAATTTTGCAAGCACTTGGAAATTTGAAGGGTCCATTCGTCACCCCTCTTTAACACTACTTGAGTGTCaggaaaaataaatgttattcaAAAATCTTTGATTGGTTACATTGAGCTTGAAAAGACCATTTAAGAGTTGTGTACTGAGATACCTAACCTTTGAATAAGGCCATGGTTGAGGGGACCTTGCTTGGATCAATTGTGTGCAGAAATGCAGCTAATTAGTTGCAGGCCAAAGCTTGATAAACAtcacagtgtccctttaaatcTTCATGCGAACTACTTGTTTGCAACAATGCAGTTAGTGTCAGCATTAAGGTACTGGAGTTGCTTTGACTGTTTATGTCAACTTGAAGAGTAAAGTTACATGGACAGTTGCGGGATAGTTCTGGACACAAGTGTAATAAAGTTGATTTTGAAGGCAAGGGAACTGACTTCGTGGCGCTTATCAAAATCAAAATGCATTTAGTTACTTTGTAGCTGCATTTTTTGGACATAGCTTTTGCATTATTTAAGAGTATTTGGGCTTGTTTTACATAGAATTGCAAGGTGAAATACTTTAGAACCCAGAGTTCTGTACTaggtattagggagctttagcaaccgCGACAGTTTatgcaacgagaacgtcacacatctatttttcatattttagtgaacaaaaacaatagctttgcatgcTCTGCtcatgcattttttttacaatttttatgtccatttctttgccatctTCAAGAAAAGAATgacatgaaatgaccaaatttgaggtttcatgGAGATTGTCAGAActtgaaaagaaattttcattttctgcccctAAATGAAGCGCGGTGCATAccagtttcattcttgaggaactGCCACACCTATGTTGCATTAAAAATCTGCCATTAGCCGCAAATTGATTGCAATAACgttaatatatataataattataattttgagATGATGTTCTTGTTGCAGTTGTCATTGTAGTTGCTAAAGCTACCTGTTGTCACCTTGGGTCAAACCCCCCTGCACAGTTGTCAGACACTCAACCTACTATAAGCTAACCAGTCATCATCTCAGTTGTAAATTCCCACTGACATTGTAAAATACTCATCCAGATATCTTCGACATTCACATCACGTCTGTCAAAAAGGCAGTGAAAGTTGTATGAAATCAAGGTCACATCAAGTCTTGCTTGTAATGGAAGAACACATCACCAGATAAACAGCTGTAAGAATGGCCAGTTTGTAGGACAATTCCAGACCAAAGGGACAGCCCTTGTTATTGGTTTTCTCCTAAGCCATTAGTGCAGTACTAAAGAGTATGTGAACATACTACCATACAGGTGAATTTCTTAAATCTGATTCTTCAATTAAATCATATTTCACATTGTAAGTTTGtcacataaaatgaaataaaagcgcAGTACTTAACACAACTCTGCATTGTCATCATAAAATTCTAAATCAAGCCCTTTAGCTTCCTTTTATTCTTTTAGAGATAAAACTCACTTTTATGAACCAAGCCAGTTGTTTATTATTATGAACCTCTATGACATGCGCACACATCTTCAATACTTCAACTTGGTAGACTCTCCCACACCGCTGTCCCTTATCTCTCTTGCTTGCCTGTGAAGATAGATCCTGCTCGCAGAATAGTTAGGCTCAGAAGAAGAGCTGTTTGAATCACAAATCAGCACCTGATTACAAAACAACGATTAGAGAAAAGAGAGGAAATTAGCCGTAAAAAGTATACCGGTTTGAAAACAGAGTTCCAAACAAAATGAAACCTCAACCTAGGTTGTCTCAGACAAGCGTTGAAAATATGAGCACAAGCAACATGCACAGGTACAACAAATTGTTGTCGTAACAAAAGGTACTAGTAAATTATCAAGATGCCATGGAGCTTGTGTATGTTGCTTGCTTGTATTAATTGCCAGGCCTTAGAGACCACACACTGGTCGTAAGATGGACTCTGTATGCAATGGTTTAATCTCTTCTGGAAATTGGATCAAGTAAACAATGGCCAAATGAAGCTAGAGACCTTGCTAGTAACAGGAGGAAAAAGACAATAACTCGAGGAACAACAGTTGTCGGCTATGTTGTCATAATTAAGGGCCATCACTCATCACCCATCCCCTAAGAGAAAATCGGGGAAGGAGCTACCTGATTTTCTGAGGGGAGGGGGCAGCTGTACAGAGGCTACGCAGATGTTTGAAATGTCACCAATCtgtttagcctgttccaggcccccagatagtcgggaaaaagaaaaaacaaggctCCAatgcctcgcctcgacccaagcccccactcactTTTCACACACacacttttctctttttttaccTGGGAGcctctgggagcctggaacaggctagaaTCTGTTGCAATACACGTTACCATATATGAAGTACCCACTAGAGATAATAAGATGGCGGACGGCACGTCTTGTGAGCTCTCGAATGGATGTGGTGGGGAATTTGAAAATTGGCTCAGTGCTCGTCTGAGAACGCTAGGACTCGATGAAGATGTTTTCGGAAGTTACGTCGTGGGGGTTTTGGATTCAGAAGATACCGACGAAGAGCGCAAAGATGCCCTGATTGGCATACTCGAAGGAATGACGGTATTTCTATATCTCTTGACGAAAAGTATATAAAATAGACTTATCTTACTTCATCCCTTAGTTGCACAGTTCTTCTGATATATATTTGTGCCAGTTTAGAAAAGGAGCAGGTGCAAGGGTCTCTGATATACATGTCATTTTAAATTATGGCCTAGTGTGGTCTCAAAAATAATTGGCAGACATTCAGGTTCTTTAGGAAGTAAAAGAGTGCTTATAGGAAAGATATctgggaatgatttccgtacacgTTCCTACtttattatgcatgcagaaaaaattaattatgcattcgCGATATtgtttgtagaacaatacgtaacTATGTACTTACGGGGTGAAGAAAAATGCATCTTatttctctctccctctctctcttctttgccCACATTGCTCACACCATTGCTCCTTTTCGTCCCAGCTTTTCTCTTTCTATCCCTTTGTCCTGCCGTttttttttctgccattttatacaATGATATGCCACTCGCAGGTTgtcttgaactccgacccactgtgaACCTCTGGATTATTTGTCCCTGTTCTTGACCACTGAgttaacgtgtcaagttgctaattctcACCTTGATACATGtatctattttgaattctggctaaCTAtttactcttgaaacaaccccatCCCGAATTAATAATGCTGACCATAACCCTTATTAGGACTATTAAAAGACactgcctaattaggcctaattaggacaaaaacgatgtttaatctcaaatccaacctttgtcaattagtattcaatgtatggtgggatcatacatggtgttttggtgcttcgtttctttgtttcgttgtttctttgtttctttgtttctttgtttctctgtttctttgtttcactgttTTGCTGTTTAGTAATGTCCTCACAAAGTAGCCCCAATACTGTTGTCCTCAtgtaaagataaacagctgcgttaacccattgacacagACAAACACCCTTAGCTAGGACGTCCctagttgatgagtaaaatcgcctggctttagacagagtaaaatctctttaagtctcactcccaggtgtcaatgggttaattaatggaGGGGACACTGTACCAGGTGTGAATGGGGTAACAGAGGGGGcatagtttttgactgcttaacccattgacacctcaagcGCGCTCCgacacccccagttgatgagtaaaatcttttacgagtctcactcccaggagtcaatgggttaacctgTGTTGGATATCCAAATTGGGTGTGCACGTAAAGTACATGCATTTCTCAACATACAGTAAGTGAAGAGAGCTTTCCCAGGCATGAGTCTCCTGTGTAACTGAATTACACCAACCACATTTTCTATGTCGAAGGATCATCCTGTGGAAGATCTGTGCAGTGAAGTCATTGACAGGTGGAAAACATCAAGAGCAGAAGCTATCAAGATGAGAGTGCAGTTAGAAGGTAATTTTAAGCATTTGACATGTCATAGTGTTATTAAGGTAAAGTAAATATGTGACCAAGACGTTTTTGTATGTAAACTACTGCCCTCACTAAAACCTTCCTCAGTTGAAGGTtcataaagaaaaagaagtttcaATAGGAAAAAAAGTGATGTTTAATGTGCACAGAACAGgcaagtgagtgagtgagtggcAAGCAGAGATAAGGCATTTCAacttatgataataataataattattgtaataaaaTGACAGAGTAACATCTCCTTGCACTTATTTTTCTGAATGCCCCCATCATCGCTTACAGGAAGGACAAATCAATCAAAGAGGTTTTGGTCAGAGCTATCATCCCTCCTCAACCTTAAAATCTAGCAAACCCTAGTTTTTAGCGACATACAGGCATTAAGGTCTCTTACAGTCACATTTTAGAAAGACAATTGACCATGGCTCTCAGATAAAAAGGTTTTTCAGCAGTAGAGCTCTACTTCTTTcaccttaaaaaacaaaaaggagttACATGCCtttttgtacatgtatctaCGGTAAGGAGGATGACAATATTACAACCACTCCTCAACTGCTCCCCATTGGCGCGTAAAATTGTCTGATGTTAATTAAAGTAAACAGGGTAATGTCTAATAAGTCTCACTCGcagggtcaatgggttaagtgcAATCCTAGACACAGACAAGGACAAAGTAATACTTTGGGTCCATTGAACGACGAGCACCCGAAATTCACGTTAATTAGCTTTCACTTCCACATGATCCAATCATCAGTATGGGAACTTTTGATTATTTAATTAttgcttaaagtgctactatgaccaaaaatatattctactttttctttgtatttcaaaactacatgttaactgaacacaaagtgaccgaagttttaagccttcatttcaaaaagagacCTGTTTATTTCGACTGAAAATTTCCTAATTAATGacccgccattactaactttaacatctggagagagctggatcgaggataagatgacgtcaaagactcgctagtttaaAAATGCGATGTGTGTGCACGCgcctaaattaatatgcagcacaggagtttcgagctttcagacttttaaactcgtgtttgcGTATATAATGAGCTGCGTTTACTCGCGGGCttcaattttaagctagtgtgtttttttttttacgtcatCTAATCCTCGATCCAGCCCTATGAGGTCCAATCGGTTAGTCTTGAATgtgaataatggcggaccgtgaaatcccaAACTTGCACTAATTTTAAAAACGACAGCTTTTGGATAAAATTTGAGGcataaaattttgccagtcaggtgtcaagcaaacaTGCTTTCAAAATCCGATGGAAAAAGGGAAGGCAGTTTTTTGATCATAGCAGCACCATACcattgaaaattcaaaaattaataGACAAAAATAATGTGTGGGAATTTCACAAGGACGGCTATATAATTAATACAGCATGCATTCTTCAAGGGACAAGAAATGATCgtttattgttttcaataattattgacacTGTTGGTTTACTGACAAAATGGAACGAATTGCCTACTCTGCAAgtagttggtttctcctactgCAAGCGtagaagaaaccaactgctcaTAAGGTAACAATTGCCTCAAACAGAAATCGAAAGATCTCTCTCACAAGTGCAGTGTGTGACTGGACAAAAATCTCTAGATAATTGTAACTGTTTTAGTTCccttctaattttttttttttgctttaagatTGTGAAATGCAAAATTGTGTTTTGCTGCGAAAGGGTTTGCTCTAGACGTATCAACAATTTGAATGAGTACGTTACAATCTGACTCCATAAAGACTTTGAATATTCCGTGAGCAATATTATTACAAGGATGCAGGGCTGGTGTactggtgagagcactcacctcccagcAATGTGGCCCGGTTTCAATTCAAAGACTCATgctcatatgtgggttgagtttgttggttctcttctctgcccgGAGAGGTTTGTCTCCAAGTACTCCTGTTTTCCCGCCCCTTCAAAAGCCGatatttgatttgatctgcattaatttgttgatttcagtttacagtttcCCCAATTAGGGCTCCAGCACCAGAAGATTAGACTCTTAAAGTTcccttccttttattttttaactttacTCCTTTCTTAGCTACATGTAGCCTGCAATGCAGGCGTTATTTTGGCGCGGAATGCTAGATAAATCAGGTGTTCGATGTTGCCATCTTGGATTGTGATTAGATGCTTGACCAGGagagggttggtgcagtggcgGGTTGGGGGTGTTTCCACTTAACACCTACTCCctcagcaaatatttcctcgccccaatcttccacagttaccaaatctaagatggtggcctaataccaaaatgtgcactcgcgcacccaaaatacgcctgcactgcaCGCTAAGCTACATGTAAAGGCTCCCTTTGTGAATAATTTTTTGCAGTTAAGTACAATATTCCCAAAAATAAAGTGTGTTTGGCCTTTTACACGCAGGAAGCAGCCCTTTTAGTTTGACACAAAAGTAATCTGTATGACAGTTCAATTCGCTTACTGATGCAGAGGAATCTCTCTCAATCCCAAGATGGCTGCATTGTCTTTGTTTCTCCTTCAGATACAGCCAACGTCACCTAAAATTTAATACTTTTGGCAGTGACGTAAATTATCACAAATCTTATTTCTCACTTCCAGAACAGAAAGCAgcagagaaacaaaataaattggCAGAAATCATGGAAAAGCAAGCTTCAACGGTCGACACAATGAAACCGGCCCAAGAGAAGTCAGACAATGAGGTCAAGAAATTGCTAGTGGTGCAATATGGTCATGCATCTGATGACGAACTCTCATATCCTTTCTTTTTTACTGTAGATTTCTATAATTATTATACTCTGCCACAACAAGTCCACAGCCATCTCCTTGCCCAGTGTCAAGTTTCGGTTCCTAAATTTCAAGTTCACAAATGCAAGATTAATGATTTCCAAAGTTACtcacaggggtttcaataaaagatGATTACCAGTGGTCTATGGCCGCAAATAGGACCTCTTACCTCTGTCTGTTGTACCTGAGTATTGGCTCTTGTGTTAGGGTTTGCACTACGATCAGAGCCACTTATTTCATCATTGCCAGTTGCTTATCGAAAAAGTTCTCGAAACCCTTGTACACAGACTACAATGATGTAAACCTCATCCCGCAGGTAGCAGAGTTAATCTACTATAGATGGGCCCGAATAAGACCCTCTTTCAGTTTTACTGGGTGGAAATTAGTTGTCCAGTCAGCCACTAAACATGGTTAAGGACCTAATCATATCGGCTTTGATAGAGGTGGCGTGTTGatgaattaacaaatagattccatgttgccgtgcgtctgttcagtaatagatcacagatgacgtcaaaatgtggtaagaacaaaaaagtggcacacgaggcgatagccgagtgtgtcactgatgttcttaccacattttgacgtcttctgtgatctattactgaacagacccacggcaacatggagtctatttgttttatataataaagaattaaactttattcgcataaaagctgatggtgacgtcaatcgtgcgtctgtcctctaatagatcataggcaagaaccaatcaaaatccgtgaataacttgggttattatgaTGTAGTTAAACAAATTCTACTTTGCTATGTTTTTGAGGAAATGTTTTCTTTAACTGTCTTTTACTGATAACAATGACGAAGAGAATGCTGCATCCACAGATAAAGATTCTGGTATGTCCCAGTTGTCAGTTTTCACCTGATCTTTCACTATAATTGAGACACAGATagcaatgatgtaatgtacaatttccggtggacgaacaaagggacctgatgagagatcttttgctttcgtccgccaacatggcggcgatgacaaCGTGAAAACTACCTAATTTAAATAACGGTATAACCAACTTAATTCTTATATTTGGTTTTTGCAGTGTTGCAAGGTGAGTATAGGttgtgcagtggtgagagtacttgCATTCCACTTGTGTGCTGCGGGTTCATTTTTGCTGGACTTGATGCAATtgatgtgtgggttgagtttgttggttgtctaCTCTGCTGCGAGAGATTCCTTCAAAACCCCCACATTTGATGCGATCTGCTTTAATGTCAtcacttgatttgattttattcGTTTTCACTTCTTCCCAGTTACAGGCTGTAGTAGAACACTTGTTCTCGTATAAGCCTGCATAGCCGTCTTTTCAGTTTACTTTCACCCAAGCAGGCGAAAGTCACGCGAAGACATTGAGCGAGAGCAAAAAATTAGgagtgggggtggggggagcGGGAGCCAACTGGAAATTTTGCTCTCGCCCCACGCCTTTGCACGACTACCGCTTTCACACGTGTATGCTTCTACCGCCTGGCTGAAAGGAAACGATAAACTTGACACTAAATTAAGTGAATGGCAGCAAGAATTTTCAAAGTAGAGGTTTTTTTGTGGTTAGCATCAGCTTTCGACGTTGGCAGATAACAAGGCCTTGATATCAGTATTGCTATTACGCGGCAAAATGGAAATCTAAGTTCTTTTATCATGCTCAGGTGCTCAGGTTCTGCCCACATTTGTGAAGAGAAGTTCTCTAACCACTTCTCAACTTTGGCCGAAATATCGTCGTAAACGTACTTGCTCTCTGCAATTTAGCATTCTCGTTGCCAGAACGACAAGTTCGTTCTCAAGACACTTGGGCCATTTTGCCTCAAAAAtctttcaattattatttttttcactagcgacgcaagcgcAAGCACACATTTAATCCAGCGGGTTTGATggaagcataagcgcaagcgcagcacaagcacaaggaagcCTATTAAGC
It includes:
- the LOC138032256 gene encoding coiled-coil domain-containing protein 43-like — protein: MADGTSCELSNGCGGEFENWLSARLRTLGLDEDVFGSYVVGVLDSEDTDEERKDALIGILEGMTDHPVEDLCSEVIDRWKTSRAEAIKMRVQLEEQKAAEKQNKLAEIMEKQASTVDTMKPAQEKSDNEVKKLLVVQYGHASDDELSDNNDEENAASTDKDSGICKNANAQSVADREKDKRDKLKQENEQKKQQIKEAREKEKQKAEERKEKEKKRTQKGERRTR